The Helicobacter cetorum MIT 00-7128 region TTTCTTGTTGCATGATTCCAAAATCTAATGCCATGCACGCATTATCCAAGCGATTAGTTTCAATAAAGACTTCTACTTCATAATTATGCCCATGAATATTTTGAGCGCATTTTAAAGAGGAGCAATTACGCACCACATGACTAGCACAAAATTTATATAATCTTCTAATAATCATTTTTGACTACTTGTAGCATGGTTGGTAAAAGGGTAGTCTCAAGCGATAGTAATAATGCTCGGGGCGGTTAAAATCAATGCGTTTAATGGTGCTTTTAATCAAATCTCTATAGAGCATTTGATAACCACAAGTCTTCCCGCTCACACTTCCATCTATGTATAAAACTCGTTTTTGCAATACCATATCATACCAATCTAAGATAAAATGCGAATTAGCGCTCATAAACACTTCTTCACTAAAGCCATTAATGGCGTAATAATCTGTAGGGGCTGGCGAGCAATAAAACTGCCCTCCAATCCAATAACAAGGTTTGCTATCATGGTCAATCAATTGGTAATTATAACGATAAATAGGTATAGATGCAATATTACGCACCACTCGTGCATAAATCACATTTTTGGCTCTATCTAGCGGAAATTCCTCTTGTGTGAAGACATTATAAAAGCCTAATTTTTGTAACTCATAAATAATGGTGTTAATATAATAAGAGGTCATCATATCACTTCTGTTATAAGCTACCACGATAGTAGAATTATAATTGAAAAGATAACCCCCCGTAACTTCTGAGTAATAGCCCATGTGTAAGCGGTGCTGACATGCACTCAATAAAAAAAGAAACCCTAATATAAAACCAAAAAAAGTTAAGCGATAATTTTTACTCACTCCAATACACCCCTATGCCAAGATTCTAAGGCGTTTAAATCTTTATAGCTTGTTAAGTCTAAGAGTAGGGGTGTAATAGAAACATAATTATTGTGGATAGCTTGAAAATCAGAGAGCTTGTCTTTATTCTCTCGTTCGTTCCACATTAAGGGGTGCTGACCTAACCAAAAATAATTCTTGCCCTTAGGGTCTGTGCGTTTATGCACTTCTTTTTGATATATTCTATAACCTTTTGGTGTGATGAGTGTGCCTTGACAATCCTTAATTAAGCAAGTAGGGATATTCACATTTAAGAGTTTACGCCCTTTTAAAGGATAGCCTTGTGTAAAAATCATTTGCACTAAATCTTGTATAGTTTGTTTGGCTAAATCAAAATTTAAAGGAATGCTTTTATCTTTATTAGAGATGATTTGCGAAATTGCAATAGAAGCAACGCCTTGAATCGTGCCTTCAATCGCTCCAGCAACCGTGCCAGAATAGATCGTATCTTCACCCATGTTAGAACCAAGATTTATGCCTGAAATCACTAAATCAAATACAACATCTTTAAACAGCTCATTGATAGCCAAATACACGCAATCACTTGGTGTGCCATCATCAATTCTATAATGTCTGTCTTTGACTTTTTCTGCTCTTAAAGGCTCAGTGATAGTGATACTTTGCGAGCATGCACTTTTTTCATGTTTTGGGGCAACAACATAAATTTCTGCCATTGGTTCTAAGGCTTTTTCTAAAGCCTTAATGCCTTGTGCATGATAGCCATCATCATTAGTGAGTAAAATTTTTTTCATTTTTCGCCCTTAAGCCATGCGTTTAAAAGTTCTTGTAAATTCTCTTTTAAAAGAGTGTGTGAAAATTCTAAACTATTTAAATCGTTTAAAATCTCTGTTTTTAAAGTGTTAGCATAATGGTTTGCTTTATCTAATCCTAATAAATTCACAAAACTATTTTTAGCACTATCCAAATGGGTGGTTTTACCGCTTTCTTCTTCATTTTGTGTAACATCTATAATATCATCTAGCACTTGAAAACACAGACCCACTTTTAACCCAAAAGCACTAAGCCATTTTAAAAGCTCTGTATCTTTAATACCACTTGCAACAAGTCCCATAATGAGACTCGCACTAATGAGTTTAGCAGTTTTATGCTTGTGTAAAAAAGTGAGTTGCTCCAAGTTCAAAGGCGTGTTTTCAAAATAGCAATCTATTGCTTGCCCTAAAACCATGCCCTTAATCCCACCATTAGTGCTTAAGATTTTGACTAACTCTACAATAATAGGACTTTCTAATAGGGAGCTTGAGAGTAATTCAAAGGCGTAAGTATTTAAAGCATCGCCTATTAATACGGCTGTAGTCTCATTGTATTTGGCGTGTAGTGTGGGGTGATTTCTTCTTAGACTAGCATTATCCATGCAAGGTAAATCATCATGGATAAGCGAATAGGTGTGCAGGCATTCAATGCTTAAAGCGATTTTAAAATATTCTGTTTGTTTTGTAAGATAATGTTTTTTGTCCACTAAGGCACAAAGTGAGGCTAAAAAAAGCTTGGGGCGAAACCTTTTGCCCCCATTAAGCACCATTTCAAAAAAGGCTTCTTCAAGATAAGGGTGAAAGCTCTTAAGCTCCAAATTATGGTTATTTAAAAAGCTTTCAAAATTTTCGCATTCATTGTAATAAAAGGATAATTTAGGATTATTCATGCGTAAAATTATAGCCTAAGATTTTAAGAGTTGCATAAATTCAGCTCTAGTTTTAGGGTCTTTTTTAAACAAGCCTTTTAAGGCACTCGTTTTTATGATTGTATTTTGCTTTTGCACTCCTTGCATGCTCATGCATAAATGCTTGGCTTCACAGACCACTATTACGCCCTTTGGCTCAATGATTTCATTAAAGGTTTCTGCAATTTGAGTGGTAAGTCTTTCTTGGATTTGTAAGCGTTTGCTATAAATTTCAATAAGCTTAGCTATCGCACTAATGCCCACAATCTTTTCATTAGGAATGTATCCCACACTAATATGTCCAAAAAAGGGCAATAAATGATGCTCGCAAGTGGAGTAAAACTCAATGTGTTGAGCGATAACCATTTCATCACAAACCCCTTGAAAATACGCACTTTTTAGAGCAACTTTTGGGTCTTCTTTATAGCCTTTATACAAGAAATTCCACAATTCAATAACTCTTTTAGGCGTATCTTTTAAGCCTTCTCTATTCTTGTCTTCGCCGATATTTTCAAAAAACTGGTTGAAAAATTTTTCCATAGTATTATGCACGCCTTGTGAGTGATTGAATACGATTTTTAATGCTAGGGTGTGTGCTAAACATTTCAGAATTAAAAATATAAGCCGCATAGCGAGTGCTATTAGTATCTATTTCTCTATAATCATTCTTGCTATAATCGTTAGAAATTTTTTGTAAGGCTCTAATCATAGGCTTACTATCATGCATTAAAAATGCGGCTCCACTATCCGCCATGTATTCTCGTGTGCGGCTTAAATACATTTGTAAAATGAGCGTTAAAAAAGGCAAGATGATTTGTAAGATAAACAAAATGCTTCTAGCTAAATTCGCTCCATTATTCCTGCGATTACCCATAAAAAAATACACGCTAAAATTAGCCACTAAGAGCATGATATTGCTTAAAATCCCTACACACATAGTTAAGCGAATATCATTGTGCCTAATGTGGCTAAGTTCATGGGCTATCACTGCTTTTAATTCATCTCTGTCTAATCTCTCTATTAAGGCACTTGTAAGAGCAATAAGAGAGTTAGATTCATTCCAGCCACTTGCAAAGGCATTCATATAAGGGGCATTAATGATATAAAGCTTAGGCTCAAAATTAAGCTTAGCTTCTTCTAAAAGCTCTGAAAAAACGCCATAAATTTGATTTTCTTTAGAGCTTAAAACCTTGTTAGGGTCAATGAGCTTATATTCATCGCCACTTAGCATGATAGAGCTAAAATTTTGAATACAAATGAAAATAATTACAGAAGCTATAAGAAACATAGTTAGGGTAATGGTAGGAAAAATTTGAAAAGTGATGAGTTTAAAAAGGGCTATGCCTAAATCATTAGCATTAATTCTAATAACATCTACTAACAAGCCTATAAAAGCAAAAATCACGCAATAAGTCGCTAAAACCGCATTAGTCTTGAGCCTATTTTGTGCGATAATCTTTTCAAAATTCATGCTAATATTCCTCCTTCTCATGTTTGATTTCTTTAAGTAACGCACTCGCATAACTCCCCTTAGGCAAGTAAAATTCTAGCTCAAATTGTGCTTTTTCTTTCACATATTTAGAAGTCAAATTTTCTACAAACACCCAAAAAAACCGCCTAGAACCTAGCGTTTTAGCATGATTATTTAAAACTTCGTGTTGAAATTCTTTTTCAATTTCTAGGCTCAAATTTTTTGCATAAAGAGCTTTTTTGCCATCTAATAAACCGGTAGGCACAACTTTTTGATTTAAAAATCTCTCGCTTTCTTTTTCTAAGTCTAAAACATCAAAAAACTTCCCATAAGGGTAATGGCACATCACATCGCCTTCTAAGATTTTAAAGGGGTGGGCTTGTTGTTTAAGGATTTTTAGGGCGTTTGAAGGGATACTTAAATGCTTTTGTTTAAAAAACTCTAAACTCTCTTTCAAACTAAAATCGCTGATAATTTTACTGAGCTCTAATCGTTTACTTAAATGCGAGTTAAACAAATAGCTTTGATAGCTTGAGATTAAAAAAGCGTTTAATTTCTTATTTTTGAAACGCCTTTCATTTTGTAAGATTTTTAAACCTTCTTTGTGGTTGTCATTAAACTTCCCAAAGCGTTGTGAGCCAAAATAATTAGGCATGCCAAATTGAGCGATTTTTTCTAGGACAAGCTCGGTCTTTTGAGCGTTTAAGGGGGTCATTTTTTTAAAACGCATAAAAAATTTATTCCCTTTCAAATGCCCTAGTTTGATTTTATTATGATGATAAGTTAGAGATAGGATTTTAATGTTTCTTGCTTGTAAAACACTAGCATGAGTTTCTAATAGGGGGGCGTATTTTTTAGGGAGTGAGATAAATTGCGTTGTTAGTGCGTTTTTATCTTTCAAACCTGCATAACCCATTTCTCTAACTTTTATGCCTAAAATTTCAGAAAAAATTTGAAGCATTTCTAAAGTGCTTAAGCCACTTTTTCTTACTTGAATAATGGCATGCTCGCCTGTGTTGCTAAACTCATATAAAGGCACTTCATGCACACAAAAATCTCTCGCACTAGAATTGAAAACAAAATCAATACTCGCATGATTATAAGCATGTAGTAGGGGCATAAAATTTAAATTCATGCTTTTATCCTTGCGTTAAACGCCCTTGAAAGTGAGACTAAATCAATGTTTTCAAAATTCACTCCAGTAGGCACGCCTTGAGCGATTTTAGTAAAAGTGAGATGAAATTTTTGTAATTTATCTTCTATATAGAGCATTAAAGAATCATTAGCTAGAGTGGGGGGGAAAGCAAAGATGATTTCTTTAATATTTTCTTCAACTAGGCGTTTTTCTAGGGCGTTAAAATTCAAATCTTCTATGGAATTTAGCACATAGTAGCGTCCTAAAAAGTCCTTTAAATCTTCTAAGATAAACACATCTCTTGGGTGTAAAACCATGCAAAGCTGAGAATTTTGCCTACTTTCATCAGAACAAATCTCACAAATCTCACTCTCACTCAAGGCGTTACAAGATGAACATGTTTTGAGATTTTCTAGGGCATTTTCTAAAGCGTGAGTGAGTTTGAGTGCCAAATAGGGGTTTTCCAAACCTAAATGATACGCCATTTTAAAGGCAGATTTTTTACCCACACTTGGGATTTTTTCCAAACAATCCACTAAATTTAAAAAATGATTCAAGCTGTTTTTATAAGTATTCATGCTTGTATTATACTAATATTTTAAATTGTGCTTTTAAAAGCGTGATACAATAAAATAAAAAATTAAGGAAAAACATGAAAATCGGTGTTTATGGAGCTAATGGGCGTATAGGAAAATTGCTTTTAGAAGAATTAAAACATGGCTATAAAGGGCTTGTTTTAGCAAGCGTGTTTGCAAGAAATAAGTGTGAAATAGATTTTAGCGATTTTTCACACACACCCTTGGTAACTAATGATTTAAAAGCGTTTGCAAAAGCGTGTGAATGCGTGATTGATTTTTCTTTATCAAAAGGGACTGATAGCTTATTAGACGCTCTTTTAGAATGCCCTAAAATTTTAGTTTCTGGCACAACCGGATTAGAAGAAAAAACGCTAGAAAAAATGCAAAGTCTTTCTTTAAAAGCCCCCATTTTACATGCGCATAACATGTCTTTAGGCGTTGCAATCCTTACTCAATTAGCTTTTTTAGCCTCATCACAATTAAAAGATGCGGATATTGAGATTGTAGAAACGCATCATAATCTTAAAAAAGACGCACCAAGTGGCACAGCATTAAGCTTGTATCAAGCTTGTGCTAAGGCTAGGGGCTATGATGAAAAGAAAGCTTTAGTAACTCATAGAGAAGATTTACGCTCCAAAGAAAGTATTGGCGTAGTCGCTTTAAGAGGGGGTGATGTAGCAGGGAAACATACGATAGGCTTTTATTTACAAGGCGAATATATAGAACTCACTCATACGGCTACAAACCGCTCTATCTTTGCTAAAGGAGCTTTAGAAGTCGCTCTATGGCTTAAAGATAAAAAGGCTAAAAAATATGAGATTAAAGAGATGTTTAATTAAGGAATGGTAATGGAAATAAAAAATAACGAACGCTTAGAGGCTTTAAAACAATTGTTGCCTGAAATTTTTGATAAAGACAACGCTTTAAATATAGAAAAATTACAAAGCTTTTGTAAAGATAGCGAAATAGCCATAAGCGATGAAAGCTATCGCTTGAATTTTAGCGCCAAATTTGTTGCCTCTAAATTAGCAAATGTAAAACCTAGCACGATTATTTGCGCTGATAATAAGCATAACATTATAGATGAAAATAAAGAAAGCCAAAATATTTTGATTAAGGGCGATAATTTAGAAGTTTTAAGGCATTTAAAAAGGGCTTATAAAGAAAAAATCAAAATGATTTATATTGACCCCCCTTATAATACAAATAATAAAGATTTTGTTTATAATGACACTAGAGCGTGGGATTTAGAAAGCTTAGTTAAGCTAGGCATAGAAGAAAAAGAGGCTAATAGGGTGCTAGAATGGTCTAGCAAGGGGGCAAATAGTCATAGTGCATGGCTATCTTTTATGTATCCTAGATTATTTCTAGCTAGAAAGCTTTTAAAAGATGATGGCGTGATTTTTATTTCTATAGATGATAATGAAATGGCACAACTCAAACTTTTATGCGATGAGATTTTTGGGGAAGATAATTTTGTGAATTTGCTGTCTGTAGTAGATAATCTTAAGGGGAATAACAACACAGATGGCATAGTGAATACACATGAATATTGCCTAATATATGCAAAAAATAAGGAATTATTACACCTTAAAGACATATTGATTGATGAATATGAAGATGAATTAGCTAAATGGAATATTGATGAGTATGGATATTGGAAAGAGGGACGCAATATTAAAGGAACAGGGGAAAATGCTCCGAGAGAAAAGCGACCTAGCATGTTCTATCCTATTTATTTAAGTGATGATTTGGAAATATCTTTAGAAAAATCTAACAAATACAATATTGAAGTATTGCCACTTACAAATGGCAAGGAAGTATGCTGGAATTGGGGTAAAGATTTCTTACAAGAGAATAAGCATGAACTGATTGTTAAGAAAGTAGGAAATAATTATAATTTTATAAAAAAACAACGCCCTAGCTTAGGGGATTTACCTAGCAAAAAAATGAAAACAACTTGTTACAAACCTAAATATTCTACTTCTGTAAGTTCAGCGACAATGAAACAACTTTTTGGCGAACCTATTTTTAATTATTCTAAATCAGTTTATTTTATTTGCGATTTAATCCAAATCGCCACAAACGAAGGCGACCTAATTTTAGACTTTTTCGCCGGAAGTGGCACAACCGCCCATGCCGTGTTGGAAAGTAATAAAAACGATTATCAAAAATTAAGTGCGGGGGGGGGGGTTATTTAATAGCCTAAATGCCGGATTTAAAGAAAGACAATTTATTCTCGTTCAGTTAGATGAGATTATTGATGCAAATAAAAATAAAAGTGCGTTTGATTTTTGCAAAAACACCTTAAACTCACAAAGTCCTAGCATTTTTGACATTACGAAAGAAAGGATTAAAAGAGCTGGAGCAAAAATTAAAGAGCAATACCCAAGCTTAGATTGTGGCTTTAAGATTTTTGAAATTAAAGAAATAGAAAAAGACAA contains the following coding sequences:
- the surE gene encoding 5'/3'-nucleotidase SurE, which gives rise to MKKILLTNDDGYHAQGIKALEKALEPMAEIYVVAPKHEKSACSQSITITEPLRAEKVKDRHYRIDDGTPSDCVYLAINELFKDVVFDLVISGINLGSNMGEDTIYSGTVAGAIEGTIQGVASIAISQIISNKDKSIPLNFDLAKQTIQDLVQMIFTQGYPLKGRKLLNVNIPTCLIKDCQGTLITPKGYRIYQKEVHKRTDPKGKNYFWLGQHPLMWNERENKDKLSDFQAIHNNYVSITPLLLDLTSYKDLNALESWHRGVLE
- a CDS encoding polyprenyl synthetase family protein, encoding MNNPKLSFYYNECENFESFLNNHNLELKSFHPYLEEAFFEMVLNGGKRFRPKLFLASLCALVDKKHYLTKQTEYFKIALSIECLHTYSLIHDDLPCMDNASLRRNHPTLHAKYNETTAVLIGDALNTYAFELLSSSLLESPIIVELVKILSTNGGIKGMVLGQAIDCYFENTPLNLEQLTFLHKHKTAKLISASLIMGLVASGIKDTELLKWLSAFGLKVGLCFQVLDDIIDVTQNEEESGKTTHLDSAKNSFVNLLGLDKANHYANTLKTEILNDLNSLEFSHTLLKENLQELLNAWLKGEK
- the folE gene encoding GTP cyclohydrolase I FolE, with translation MEKFFNQFFENIGEDKNREGLKDTPKRVIELWNFLYKGYKEDPKVALKSAYFQGVCDEMVIAQHIEFYSTCEHHLLPFFGHISVGYIPNEKIVGISAIAKLIEIYSKRLQIQERLTTQIAETFNEIIEPKGVIVVCEAKHLCMSMQGVQKQNTIIKTSALKGLFKKDPKTRAEFMQLLKS
- the htpX gene encoding zinc metalloprotease HtpX yields the protein MNFEKIIAQNRLKTNAVLATYCVIFAFIGLLVDVIRINANDLGIALFKLITFQIFPTITLTMFLIASVIIFICIQNFSSIMLSGDEYKLIDPNKVLSSKENQIYGVFSELLEEAKLNFEPKLYIINAPYMNAFASGWNESNSLIALTSALIERLDRDELKAVIAHELSHIRHNDIRLTMCVGILSNIMLLVANFSVYFFMGNRRNNGANLARSILFILQIILPFLTLILQMYLSRTREYMADSGAAFLMHDSKPMIRALQKISNDYSKNDYREIDTNSTRYAAYIFNSEMFSTHPSIKNRIQSLTRRA
- the truD gene encoding tRNA pseudouridine(13) synthase TruD; protein product: MNLNFMPLLHAYNHASIDFVFNSSARDFCVHEVPLYEFSNTGEHAIIQVRKSGLSTLEMLQIFSEILGIKVREMGYAGLKDKNALTTQFISLPKKYAPLLETHASVLQARNIKILSLTYHHNKIKLGHLKGNKFFMRFKKMTPLNAQKTELVLEKIAQFGMPNYFGSQRFGKFNDNHKEGLKILQNERRFKNKKLNAFLISSYQSYLFNSHLSKRLELSKIISDFSLKESLEFFKQKHLSIPSNALKILKQQAHPFKILEGDVMCHYPYGKFFDVLDLEKESERFLNQKVVPTGLLDGKKALYAKNLSLEIEKEFQHEVLNNHAKTLGSRRFFWVFVENLTSKYVKEKAQFELEFYLPKGSYASALLKEIKHEKEEY
- the recR gene encoding recombination mediator RecR translates to MNTYKNSLNHFLNLVDCLEKIPSVGKKSAFKMAYHLGLENPYLALKLTHALENALENLKTCSSCNALSESEICEICSDESRQNSQLCMVLHPRDVFILEDLKDFLGRYYVLNSIEDLNFNALEKRLVEENIKEIIFAFPPTLANDSLMLYIEDKLQKFHLTFTKIAQGVPTGVNFENIDLVSLSRAFNARIKA
- the dapB gene encoding 4-hydroxy-tetrahydrodipicolinate reductase → MKIGVYGANGRIGKLLLEELKHGYKGLVLASVFARNKCEIDFSDFSHTPLVTNDLKAFAKACECVIDFSLSKGTDSLLDALLECPKILVSGTTGLEEKTLEKMQSLSLKAPILHAHNMSLGVAILTQLAFLASSQLKDADIEIVETHHNLKKDAPSGTALSLYQACAKARGYDEKKALVTHREDLRSKESIGVVALRGGDVAGKHTIGFYLQGEYIELTHTATNRSIFAKGALEVALWLKDKKAKKYEIKEMFN